TCCACGGCCCAGTACTCGCTGTCGCCGTTGTCGATGAGCGGGATCCATCCCCGGTACCAGGAATTGCCCTGACGCACGGGGTGGCCGTTGCGCTTGTGCCACTCACAGCCGCAGTCCTCGGGGCCATCGTGCTCGCACGAGGTGTCGATGCTTCCCATCAACCCCTCGTACAGGCCGCCGATTTCTTCCAACGTCAGCAGTTCGCCTACGTACCATTCCTGCCCGGCGACGCGCGGCATGGGGCCGCCGTTGTGCAGCAGGTACGAGGCACGCAGATCCTCTGAGAACCGCACTCCCATCCGCTCCTCCGCCGCTCGGATCTCGCCCTCGGCCGCGCCGGGCGCAAGCCCTTCCGGCACCCGAGGCGCGAGCCGCACCCACACATCCTCCATCGAATTCATGCGCGAGAGGGTATGGCACCGCCCCGCCGCCTTCGCACTCTCACCACGTGTTCAGCGCTGGTAGGGGTACCCGTCTCCGTGCGCGGGTCCCACGTTGTGCTGGATCCCGTTCGGATCGCTCCGGGTGAAGAACGACGGGTCCAGGCCGCCGCCGCAGATCTGACTGGTGGTCCCGCCCGGATCCACGGCCGCCGCGCTCACGTTGATGCGGGTGCCTCCGTTGGTCACCGACACCACCCTGGCCGTGAACTCGCAGTGGCCCACCTGGGTGTCGGCGATCAGCCGGACTCCCCCGGACCGGGAGATGGTCACCGTGTCGGGCTGGCCGAAGTTGAACTGGCCCGCGTAGCTCCAGGAGCCCACGAAGTACGAGGGGACCGCGCCCGTGTCGGAGGAGCCCCCGCCGCTCGGCGAACCGGAGCCGGAGCCGCCGGGCGTCGCGCCCGAGCCCCCGGCCGGGGATCCCCCGGCGGCAGCGCCTCCACCGGCCGCCGCGCCGGAGCCCTTGGTCGGGTCGGTGCCCGTACCCCCGGCTCCGCCGCCCGGGTTGCCCGAGCCACCCCCGGGCGCGCCCCCCGCCGCCGCGCCACCTTGAACGGCACCGCCCTGGGCCCCACCCTGAGCCGCGCCGCCCTGCGCTGCCCCGCCGACCTGCCCCGGCGGCTGCCCCGGCTGCTGGCCGGGGACGGACGGGCTCGGGGAACCGGGCGCACCGGGGGTCGGCGTACCGCCACCGGCCCCGGAAGGCGATCCGCCCACCCCACCGGGCACCACGGGAGCGCTCGCCGCCGGGGGCGAGGCGTGCTGGCCTCCCCCTCCGCCGCTGCCGAAGGGCTGGACCAGCGCCACCGTGCCGCCGCCGACCGTGAACACGAGGACCGCCGGCACGGCGATGGTCCAGCGCCGCCGAGAGCGCCGCTCACCCCCGGAAGCGGTGCTCCCGCCCACGGGCCCGACCAGCGGACCGGCGGCCGAATCGGCCACAGGAGCTACCACCAACCCACCGGCCCCGTCCTTCTTCCGCAGATCGACCGTCGCCCGGTCGGTGGCCGGCCCGGCCTCCTCCCGCACGGGCGGCGCCGCCTCCGCGTCGAGCAGCCGCGCCGCCTGCTGGGCCAGGCGCGCCACCACCTTGGGCGGCAGCCACGCCCCACCGGACGTCGCCGGACGCACCCGCTCCGGATCCTCCAGCAGCTCCGCCACACCGGGCCGCTCGTCCACGCCCTTGGTCAGGCAGCGGCCGATGAACGCGCGCAGGGCCTCGTCCTCGACCGCCTCCAGCGCGGGCTCGCCCTCCACGATCTGGAACATCACGGCGTGCTGGTTGCTGGCTCCGTGCCCGAACGGCAGCTTGCCCGTGGCCGCGTACACCAGCACACACCCCAGGGTGAACACATCGCTCTTCGCCCCCGCGCGCTGCCCGCGCACCTGCTCGGGCGACATGAAACCGGGCGAGCCCACGACCATGCCGGTGCTGGTCAGCAGCGACTCGACGGAGGTCTCCAGCGCGCGCGAGATCCCGAAG
This is a stretch of genomic DNA from Streptomyces sp. NBC_00536. It encodes these proteins:
- a CDS encoding SMI1/KNR4 family protein encodes the protein MNSMEDVWVRLAPRVPEGLAPGAAEGEIRAAEERMGVRFSEDLRASYLLHNGGPMPRVAGQEWYVGELLTLEEIGGLYEGLMGSIDTSCEHDGPEDCGCEWHKRNGHPVRQGNSWYRGWIPLIDNGDSEYWAVDMSPLVGGTVGQVIDVDCAGPPPEVAAPSWRAYLQGIVDGLDALGA
- a CDS encoding serine/threonine-protein kinase; the encoded protein is MGIALSEDDNVDGGIKPLAAGDPSRIGPYLLLGRLGAGGMGRVFLARSESGRTVAVKVVHEEHVSNAQFRARFRREIDAARKVGEEYTAPVLDSDPDADRPWVATGYVPGLSLEQIVRRHGPLPVDSVHALADGLLRALKDIHSVGIVHRDLKPSNVMLTVEGVRVIDFGISRALETSVESLLTSTGMVVGSPGFMSPEQVRGQRAGAKSDVFTLGCVLVYAATGKLPFGHGASNQHAVMFQIVEGEPALEAVEDEALRAFIGRCLTKGVDERPGVAELLEDPERVRPATSGGAWLPPKVVARLAQQAARLLDAEAAPPVREEAGPATDRATVDLRKKDGAGGLVVAPVADSAAGPLVGPVGGSTASGGERRSRRRWTIAVPAVLVFTVGGGTVALVQPFGSGGGGGQHASPPAASAPVVPGGVGGSPSGAGGGTPTPGAPGSPSPSVPGQQPGQPPGQVGGAAQGGAAQGGAQGGAVQGGAAAGGAPGGGSGNPGGGAGGTGTDPTKGSGAAAGGGAAAGGSPAGGSGATPGGSGSGSPSGGGSSDTGAVPSYFVGSWSYAGQFNFGQPDTVTISRSGGVRLIADTQVGHCEFTARVVSVTNGGTRINVSAAAVDPGGTTSQICGGGLDPSFFTRSDPNGIQHNVGPAHGDGYPYQR